The Silene latifolia isolate original U9 population chromosome X, ASM4854445v1, whole genome shotgun sequence genome contains the following window.
AGGGTGGCTACGTAACACGACATTTTCGAAAgaaaatttattttatattttacaaATAATATTTTGGATTTTATTAaatacaatttaattaataaaaaCGTTTTTCTATTTGGAGTCAAAATAGTCTTTTCAGATATTAAATAAGTTTACTATATCCTAAAAGTAATCCTAATTTGTAACAATTTATGAGTTGTAATAATACGTGATTAATTAGGATAGTAGTGGTCAAAATCCAAATAGAACCCAAAGTTTTATCTTATTGTTTTTTGGTGTGAATAGTAGTGCACTAATAGCCTAGTGTCACGGTTCGCTCATTCGAAGCTTCCGTGATGCCACAAGGATGCTTATGGTAGCTTACATGAAGCATACTAGCATTTACAAAGCCTATACTAGCTCCGGGAAGCTCAACGATAGTTCACTCCAGCTCACGACTAGCTCAGTCAAGTACACTCAGCTCACTCTTAGTGGAGGCAGCTCATTTCCAAGTTGAGGCTAGCTGGGCAAGCTACTACGGAGTCCACAAGTCCAGCTATGCCAAGTAGATGCGAATATGCCACATCCAGGGCCTTGAATAAAGTCCCTTGTCCACATACATTCCCCTTAAATAACCACCATACATCCCCCATTTTCATCCTTATCCATTCcccctctccctctctctctctctcacacaTTAAATACACCCCCCTACCCCCTTCATTTTGGCGCCAACTCTCAAGAGGAACAATGGTTCACTCTCCCTCTCCTTCCCGCCAACCATGAAGAGGAACGAAGCCTCCTTTTCGCTCGTGCCTCCCGCCAATGCCAAAAGGAACGAATCACGCACCTGTTCGACCTTAACCGCCATTTTGGGCGCCTATAAATAGAGGCATTAGGCCTCATTTTTCAAACATTCAATACATTCCAAATATACACAAACACACATAAATATTCACACAAACCTTCGATATTGTAATCTTTATTTCTGCAATTCAAGCATTGTACAAACTCTTAAGTTATTAATAATATTCAATCTTTCCGCTGCACTACACTCTTGTACTTTGCCATTTTCTCTTTATATTCTCAAGTGATATCGCTTCAAAGGCCTGACTCGCACCAAGTTATGTGTCTTGGCACGAGTGGCGAACGTCTATTCTCTACCGGAAGAATAAGTACGTGACACGTGGTTACCAGAGCCTGGTTTGAACCAACCCATGCATACTCCACAATAAGTAACGTGGTTACCAAAGCCAGATCTACACACCACATTTACCTCAAGTAAACGTGGTTACCAGAACCAGTTTTATACACCACTCACGCTTCATTTACATCAAGTAAACGAAGTTTTCCAAACCAAGTTTACATCAAAGTAAAGTGATCTCAAGAACAAGGTTCGCATCAAAATCACATCTtattttcattaagttatttcGATATCACTACCAAAAGAATGACGGGAGCAGAAGTAAACCCAACGGCCGAGTAGGCCAAAAATACGAAGGCAGAAACCGAGGCACGCTTTGGCAAGTTAGAAGGCAAAATTAGCGCCTGTCGTGACGCCATGTTGCAAGTCAATCAAAGACTTGCATTTTTGGAAGAAGATAGGCCAAACCCTCAATTGACCGGAGTGATTGGTATGATCAGCGACCTTGCAAGTGTCGTTGACGATTTAAGGGCCGAGGTTGTTTCTCTCCAAGATAAGAATAATGGGGGGAACGCACAGAAGGTGAATGTTTCTGAGCTGCCCAAGTATAGTGGCAAACGGGACTCCAAGAAAATCGACAACTTTCTGTGGAGTATGGAACGCTATTTCCAGAATGTCCTCGTGGAGGACGAAAAAACGAAAATAGGCACTGCAACGTTGTACCTGAACGAAGATGCAATACTATGGTGGAGAAGAAGAGAACTCGACATCCAGGGGGGTGCATGTACTATAAGTACATGGAACGAATTCAAGGCAGATTTCAAAAAACAATTCTATCCGGAGAATGCCGCAGAACTCGCCTCGAAAAAGTTGACAGATTTGAAACAACCGGGATCTATTCGAGAGTATGTGAAGCAATTCACTACCCTCTTACTCGAGATTAACGGTATGCCCTAACAACTCTCTCTTCTCTATTTCATGGATGGCCTTCAACAATGGGTCGAGCAAGAACTCAAGTGTAGGGGTGTGAAAACCTTAAGTGACGCTATTGATGTTGCCGAGTCACTATATGAAAGTTCGAGTGAACCGAAGAAAGGTTTCTCAAAGAACTCTACGGGGAACGGTGGAGGAAGGCATGCCTCAGATCGTTCAAAGCCAACGGGTGGCAAGACTTCATATGATTCCAAGGACCATGATAAGGGCGAGTCCAAGGAGAAGTCCAACGAGGGTAAGGGACAACCAGATTGTTTCCTATGCGGGGGGCCGCATTTCATCCGTAATTGCCCAAGCAAGCAGAGATTAAACGCCATGGCCAAGGCGTACGCGGACAAGGATGAGTCCGATGGGGAGGCCAACATGAGTGCACTTCATTTGCTCAACGACATGTCCAAGGAACCGAAGGAAAAGTCTAGAGCACACAGGGACGCTGGTGTTCGCAAAGGACCATCGCCTAAGGAAAGTCGTATGCCTGCCAAGGACAATTACTTAATGTTCGTTGAAGCGAGAATAAGTGACACGCCCATTGTCTCTCTGCTTGACACTGGTGCGTCTCACAACTTCATGACCAAAGAGGTAGCCACGAGATTGCGTATCGAGTACGGCCAAGGATCCGGCGCCATGAAAGCTGTGAACTCCGCCTCTATACCTATCCATGGAACCGCTCATGAAGTACCAATCCAGATGGGAGATTGGAGGGGGACGGTAGACTTTACCGTCGTAACAATGGACGACCATGCTTCTGTGTTAGGGCTGGAATTCATCCAGGCCGTAGCGCCAGTTACATTTGTAGGGCATAAGGCCGTTATGGTGGAAGGTCGCACATGGGTACCGCTAGTACCCAATCCAAAACGAAGAATCAAAGATCGTAGTTTATCTACAATACAAGCGACTAAAACTTCAGGGAAAACGGAGCGTTCAAACAAAAACGCATCTACAGAAGGTTCAACTTCGAAGAAAGGGCGGCGCTATACAACTAACGATCCAACGGAAAATGGGTCACTTGGAAGCCCCAAAAGAAATGACAAGTATATACCCAAACACAGTTGTTTCTTATGCAAAGATCCTCACCACATACGTGAGTGTCCTATGAAGAAAGTGTTCCTCAAGATAATTAACCAAAATAAAGAAAAGACAACCGCCACCGAGGACTCGAAATTTGGAGACTCGGGTACAAAAGAGGTTGGGAAAGGCAAAGACAAAGTCGATGAGATGCAAGTCAAGGAAGGCGATATCCAACCAACATGTGACAccccgcaataacgcggaaaatataaataataaactaaagcggaaatttgtgatattttaaaaactttttggttattagttaaagattaacacgtgggtgccaaaatgaaatgaaacaaatacaataatagacaaaattaggttattacaacccaagtctagaagggGGGGGAAaaatatcccacgaataaacatataaagggtttctaaactagaaactaaggtccaagggtttagttctcgctagcccacacgtcttctaCACGTAAGCATcatcacaacctgtcattcatgtaaacatgaacgccacagtcagtggggagtaactcaaggttctcccagccacaatatgtcgaaatgaacataacaaagaacg
Protein-coding sequences here:
- the LOC141618107 gene encoding uncharacterized protein LOC141618107 is translated as MLQVNQRLAFLEEDRPNPQLTGVIGMISDLASVVDDLRAEVVSLQDKNNGGNAQKVNVSELPKYSGKRDSKKIDNFLWSMERYFQNVLVEDEKTKIGTATLYLNEDAILWWRRRELDIQGGACTISTWNEFKADFKKQFYPENAAELASKKLTDLKQPGSIREYVKQFTTLLLEINGMP